The following is a genomic window from Salvelinus fontinalis isolate EN_2023a chromosome 11, ASM2944872v1, whole genome shotgun sequence.
AGTTCATATTGGGGAAAATTAATTAGGCTCTAACCTATGGATTTCACTAGGAATACAGacttgcatctgttggtcacaggtgCCTTCAAGAAacggtaggggtgtggatcagaaaaccagtcagtatctggtgtgaccaccattttactcatgcagcgcaacacatcttcacgtagagttgatcaggctgttgattgcggAATGTTGTgccacttctcttcaatggctgtgcaaagttgctggaccattggcggaaactggaacacgctgaAGTACATGTTGATCCAgcgcattccaaacatgctcaatgggtgacatgtctggtgagtgcaggccaagaactgggacattttcagcttccagaaaatgtgtacagatccttgcaacatggggccttgcattatcatgctgaaacatgaggtgatggcagcggatgaatgacatgacaatgggcctcaggatcttgttacggtatctctgtgcattttatcgatggcaatttgaatgcaattgtttgttgtccgtagcttataccaTAACGCCACTGCCACCATAgggcactctgtttacaacgtTAACATCGGCAAACCGCTCGCCCGCACGatcccatacacatggtctgcgtcatgctgtttaatcagcttcttgatatgccacacctgtcaagtggatgaattatcttgggaAAGGAGAAATGCTAGCTAACATGGATAAAAACAAATTTGtccacaatttgagagaaataagctttttgtgcgtatggaacattttggggatcttttattttagctcatgaaacataagaCCAACACTTTCCATGTTGAGTTTTATATTCTTGTTTGCAACACAAAGACAAAGGCTTGTTACTGTCTCACCACTCCCATATTAAAATGCCATGGCATTCCATATGTTGCATTATGACCGGgattggggagtaacggattacatatAAACAGTTtaacagcaaaaatattgtaatcagattatatactttttacaaaaaatattttgacacttctctgtttgtctgaatgacattcaaatcagcattgaaaaaaggcgcacatttaaatgtgttcctcctgagcgagtctgaccacaagtcagagaccactatgatgacacacaaaatgggtttgatggatcgcgggaataggttttttgtaggctacagcccaagctatgtcttccaatggtatgCTGTcgacatccaaagattatccaatttGAATTAacacttggaggtaaggatgacagcagtggtgtagtctacggcgatacggatatcacttattgatatctacatagcgcattgatgtgaatcacactgttgCATAGGCTGGGATCGGCACTCCGCAATCCGATTGcgattgttgtggatggctgttcacaaatctaaatgtgtatttgaaaccAATAATGATTTGAATTAAAGACGTTTTAAGGTACCTattaatcattgtttttgaaaccagtggacagccagtgaaaaacgTGCTCTTTCAAAAACTGCGCAGTGccgatcccagcctatggaataaaagtgaggcttttattgctcaatgtaattcatgctgataaaacaatttaatccatgggcctaatggacacatgttcAAACTCTCACAcgtttgatagacttaaagggtcAATCTGtcgttgctacatccatttttggatttatatatccattgattcttgaaaaatataatttataaatgcatcatgagtttagttcaactgtcacactccatgagaacccaaaatataagcttgtttttctccagtgtttgtaaacattgtaaatgtaaacaaacactgtatagcctcttAACATGGTTAAAATatttttgatatcatggatggtcagtccttgtatccatagctctgtatattaatctgagagtggttacatttctccaggcccatccctcagctttctaCCAAAACGGAGGTCGGGCgtccgttttgttattgtttcatctgtggattatCAAGATTTCAAAGTGTCGCCAACAAAAAGtgtaacaataggcctatagcaaatgcagcatatggcattcatttttcacatgtaaatagcacttttcagtagtgctcaaagcatgccattccatgactgctgtattttatttttcaactcgaatcaatgagcccaatcagtcctccatgaaaacaaaatcataaacaacagagtagggctggctaataaatcCTTAGTTTAgcggttatgctcaggtaaaacaatttggttaATCTATACtttcatatttccaagtcctattcttgaagatcaagggatATAACATTTcatgaattgactggaattgtaAGATTGGTTTttaaatgtaaagatataatttaatcgcGATGGGTTAAACTAAGCCTACATAAGCAACCCATAAAGTCaaatttaacattgatttatcttgCAATAGATGTGGTTCAATTAGTAAAATAAATTTGTCTTCTGATGCCTCTTAAGGGGACAGGTAATTAGtaactaacggattacatttagaaaggaaTCTACCCAACCCTGATTAGGTCACCGCTGGTGATTTACATAAAGTTGGGAAATGCTGAACTTCTTCACCGCCTCCCACGCCACGTTCGCACCGTCCAACGGTCGGTTTAATGTTATGTTTCTGAAGATGAAATATTACTAGTAGCTATGCTTTTATAGTAGGTCAAGGATTCAGAATATGTAGAGGGCCGTTTCAGACCTCCCCAGGGCTGCACTACAGGTGGAGATGGGGGATATGCCAttgcagattaggagacagcagcTGGCAATGAATTATTGGGTCAACCTAGAGGGACATGTGGTGTCTTTACAGGCATGCTGGGAACATGAGCGAACACGAGCGTTGGGTGGGTCGGTAATACCCAGGTGAAGTAGATTAGACTGTATGGAAGGGAGTTTAGTCTAACGGTAGCTATTCCTGTAAATCCACCATGGCTACTCCCATCTCCAGTAGTTGATCTAGAAGTAGGAGAGACTACAGAATGATTTGTTTAAGCGACATCTGGATACTGTGTATCAGGATTTTGTTGCCATTTACAGAGATGGTTCAAAAGATCCAAGGACCTGGGTCAGCATTTGTAGTGCAGGAATGTGGGGTGGTAGTCAGGAAACGTGTTTATTTGCTCTGATTAATGTGTAGTGTTGATGAGTCTCCGGTCCTTTTAGATCACGTAGCAGACAATACCTGCTTTATGAGGTACTACAAACCCATGGCAGGATTAGACAAATGGGTATACAGATAACATTTACTTGGGTCCCAGCACACGTGGAGGGGAATGAGGCAGTTGATgtactcaaatcaaattttattggtcacatacacatggttagcaaatgttaatgcaagtgtagtgaaaggcttgtgcttctagttctgaccgtgcagtaatatctaacaagtaatctaacaatttcacaacaactaccttatacacacaagtgtaaaggaatatataagaatatgtacatataaatatatggatggccgaacggcataggcaagatggtatagagtacagtatatacatatgagatgagtaatgtagggtatgtaaacattatataaagtggcattgtttaaagtgactagtgatacatttattacatccacttttttattattaaagtgtctagagatttgagtcagtatattggcagcagccactcaatgttagtgatggctgtttaacagtctgatggccttgagatagaagctgtttttcagtctctcggtcccagctttgatgcacctgtactgacctcgcattctggatgatagcggggtgaataggcagtggcttgggtggttgttgtccttgatgatctttttggccatcctgtgacatcgggtggtgtagatgtcctggagggcaggtagtttgcccccggtgatgcgttgtgcagacctcattaccctctggagagccttacagttgtgggcggagcagttgtcgtaccaggcggtgatacatcccgactggatgctctcgattgtgcatctgtaaaagtttgtttctggtgacaagccaaatttcttcagcctcctgaggttaaagaggtgctgttgcgccttcttcaccacgctgtctgtgtgggtagaccatttcagtttttccgtgatgtgtacaccgaggaacttaactttccaccttctccactactgtcctgttgatgtggacaggggggtgctccctctgctgtttcctgaagtccacaatcatctcctttgttttgttgacgttgagtgtaagattattttcctgacaccacagtaTTGGCTGAACAAGCACTTAATAGTGGGGATGTTGTAGTTTCACTGAGCAAGGCAGAGGCAAAAAGCCTGATacggacagtgatggtgcagagatggcaggagcagtggAATAAAGATACTTGGGCAGGCATTTATTTCAAATACAGTGGAAAGTCAGGGAGGACGGCAGGAAGGGACAGAAATCTTTTTTACAAGATTACTGGGACACAGCCGGTTGAATAAGACCTTAAATGTGATAGGAAAGCATTTCGGTACACccgcgataacatctgctaaatatgcctatgtgaccaataaaattcgaTATGATTTGAAAGCTTCCAACAGGAAAGTGTGATTATTGCCAGGAAACGGAGACCATGGAGCATGTATTGCTACAGTGTGGGCAGTATCAAAGGGAAAGCGGGAGGCTGAGATCTAGTATGAGGGAGAAGGGGATACAGGAAATTAGTTTTAAAAGTATATTGAGTAGAACGTCATTAGATGTAGTCTTTTTTTAAGAGCAACGGAGCTGGCAGGTAGGATTTAGTTTCTCCCGGTGGCTAATCGGGTGCggtctccagtacagtaggtggaggTAATGCACCATAACGATGGATGCCAACCGCCAATAAACCCCACCGAATAAGAATTATTTTGACCACACAGCATCCGCGTAGATGACAGAAACCTTGTAGACGGGTCGTGGCCAATAAATGCTTTTTGAAGGCGACATGACATGCGCATTATACACTGTTGATGACATTGTTAGCTGGTTCGACCGAACTTTGAAACTGCCAACTGGATTGCTAAAATATTGTCACCTTCGTTAGACACGACAATGCTACAGTTCCTGGTGAGTTGATATCGAAATGAAAACGATATATTGCTAACTTTCTGCGTCTCTTTGTGTGTATTGCtgggctactgtagctagcttgcAACTTAGCTAGCTTTCGTAACTATGTTGTGTGCTAGCTATCATAACTATGCATTGTCAATGCTGCTGACCTAGCTAGTAAAAACAACAGCATGTATTCCGTCTTGAATAACAATTTGTATTTCTAATCTTGCAGGCTGGGTTTACTTTGGGAAACGTTGTTGGGATGTACCTCGCTCAAAACTACGAGGTACTACTAAGAGGAGCAACTAGCGCCGCGGACTAAACTCCACTAACGTTACCAACCGAATGAAGCAGAGACAAGACTTTGTGGAGTCTAACTACATCGACAAGGTCAatacttaaaaaataaatatatagatatatattatgAAACGCCTATCTTGTACCTATGTAGTTGCGTGCCTTTCTTTTGCTGAAATCCATATTTTTTTCAATAAACGTTAATCAAATACAATCACCAACTGTTTCCTTGTTGACGTTCAATTGTCGACATGCGCATTTGCACTGTGTTGGCATCTTAGAGCAACAGCAATGAGCAAAAAGTCTGTAGTCGTAGTTTAACTTCGATTGAAAAAGTATGGATTTCAGCAAAATAAAGGCATGCAACAACAGAGGACAAACAGGTAAAAGGTAGGTGTTTAATAATTATTTTTTAAGTATTGACCTTGGGCAAATCGAAGTAGTCAGAGCTCGATTCCACGAAGCCTGGTCTCAGCTTCACTCCATTGGCGGAGTCATCAGGAATTTCCTTCACCGTGGAGTTTGGTCCACTAGGGAACAATCCACTATAGATGTCAGTCAGTGTCAATGGTTCTCTGTATTTGCATAAAACACAATAGgcctggggcctcccgggtggcgcagtggtctaaggcagtgcttgctctcagagactctgggttcgagcccaggctctgtcgcagccggccgcgaccgggaggtccatggggcgacgcacaattggcctagcgtcttccgggtttgggagggtttgtccggtagggatatccttgtctcattgcgcactagcgactcctgtggcgggccgggctcaGTGctcgctgaccaggtcgctaggtgtaaggtgtttcctccgacacattggtggcttccgggttggatgcgcactGGGTTGGAtgcgcactgtgttaagaagcagtgtggttgggttgtgttttggaggacgcatggctctcgaccttcgtctttGGAGTTGTAGACCTTCGTCTttggagttgtagcgatgagacaagacagtaactactaacaattggataccacgaaattggggagaaaaaatggGGGGGGGAACACAATAGGCCTATGTTATTGAACTTTTTATTTTTGGCACTCTTCTCTGATTACTCCACCTCTCTTTTAAGGTCCCCAACATATCAAAAAAGATAGAAGCCTTCAAGAAGGATGTGGCGGCAAAGAAGAAACCTCCAGCAGATTAAAGATGGTTTCCTTCGAACCATGTTGATCAGAGGCAGATTGAAGAGATGGGGACTATTGGAACAACAAAATGCACACCGCAAAGGACATATCTTTTTTCATCTAAGGTTACACGGGCAGAGGAATAAATTGTAAAAATGATTCTCTAATCAGGGTTTTTACAGTGCCTGGACTGgtacagtgttattttttttttgtattcttAAAGTGCTTAGCTACATTTTTAAGATAATATTATGAGGGTTCTATTTATGAGTGGATATGCGAAGATGATTCATTGCTGTGGGATCTAATAAACTTCAGAAACCCTGGCCTTATTCTTGCAAGCAGCTGGGCAGGGCAGGCCTTTAGGTGGGGCACTGGCAATTGCATTTATATCAAGTCTAAACATGGCATTTTTACAATATACGCTTGTCCTTTTTGCCAACTAAACTATGCAGTTACTGCTTTTGAGTGATGTTATCTAGAATTAAAGTGGGAGACCTATTCTATGGATTCTATTTCTGTGGGTGTTGTGGTATTGAGAATGAGTCACTCATGTAAATTGCATTGTTTGGTGTCTATTCTAAGCTAAATGCTGTTCTCTAACAGTGTAGGCCTTATTCAGATGTGCCTAAATCTGTTCAGCCTGCATTAATACATTTGCTGATGTTGGTTCTGTGTCAAATTGAAAGGTGTTGCATCATATAAGATAGGTCCCTTGCTTGACAACACTAACTCAATACTTCATCACCATCCAGTAAAATTGATTTATTTTGTAGGGCCTTTTCTTTTTCATCCCTTTTTTCTCCCAAATTTGGTAGTTACCGTCTTGTCCCATCgatgcaactcccgtacggactcaggagaggcgaaggtcgagagccgtgcgtcctctgaaacacaacccaaacaagccgcactgcttcttgacacaacgcccgcttaacccagaagcatcAATGTGTTGTAGGAAGCACCGTACACTCAGTGTCCGTGTCAGCGTGCTTAGCGGCCTGCTACAGGAGTCGCTAGTACGCGATAGGACAgtaacatccctgccggccaaacccggacgacgctgggccaattatgcgccgaccaatgggtctcccggtcacaaaCTAGgctctctagtggcacagctagcaggGCCTTAGATCTCTGCGCCACACGCGAGGCCCTATTTTGTAGGGCAGTTATTCTAACTTGCCATGTTTATGCTTGACCTCCATTATCCAGAGAAGCATTCTTCATCCGCGTCACAGCTATGTTTTTCTTGAGAGCATCTAGGTATGGTATGCCAGCAGAGGTCAACATAATTCCATGTTTTCGTTCCCCTCTTCTCTGTAAATAACAACCAATCCACCAGAGGTCACCAAAGTGATATTTTGAATTTGAATTGAAAAGATCAACTAAAATCTACATTATAATTGGGACTCTATTCAATCTGTTAAGCTGAAGTGTTACAGATTCTGCAATGTAAAGGTACTTTTCTATTTAGCCAAAATAAGCAGTGTTTAGCATGAATGCAGTCTGCTAAATCGGGAACAGTGGAGACTTGCTTTGGGCTCATACTGGCTGGAATGGTGTTAATCCATTCCATTTCGGGCCATTGCCTCCACTGATCGGgcacattgcctttacatttatATCACGCTGTAAAGTTGGATTTTCGCCATGCAGATTCAATAGACCCCGTACTAAACTATAATGTTTGTTTTGGTCTTTGCAAAGTTTATGGTACAATCACTTTTTGTTTTCTTGCTCTTCATTCCTCCTATTTTCTTTTTTGTTGACTCAGGCCATCCAAAGCCTCGGATCTCCAGACAGCCAACTGCATTGTGTGAAATGTAGTAAACATTCTGCATGGCTGCTGGACTGAGAATGTCCACTTCTGACTTGGTGTCTTTGGCACTGACTGATCTCTTCTTGGATGACCTTCTACTATCCTTTTTGGCAGGCCTGCCACTATGTGACCTTGACTTTCTGGATTCTGTTGATTTTTCTTGCTTGTGTAGGCTGTGGACAAACCATTTGATAATCACTATAGATAACATGGGAAGTTCATGTGAAGCAGTATGTTTTAGTAATGTAGGCTACTTGCTTTACACTGTACCCTTGACCAGTGATCAATGTATGCAACAACTGCATCAAAGTTACTGCACCATTGTGTGGACATTCCTCTCCTATATGATTTGTGAGATTGTTCATTCTctgaaaatgtgtcaaagaaaccTGGAAACATCAGGGACATCACACAAATAGGTTACTTTTACTTTTCAAGTAAAGGATGCATGCCCACATCCCAAACCCTACCAAGTTGCATTTTTGTGAACAAGTGAAAGCTATTTTTATGTCAAATAGAAATAATTACGCTTAGCAACCTTTTGGTGTAAAAGTCTGGCAGAGATGACATCCCATGTGTTTGTATCCTGTTCTAGACACTAGGGTTGTTCTTGGTGTTTGAATAGGCAGCCACTTTTACAAGGTTGTCTGACCTCTGTGCTGCTGGGCATGACGTTAGTTGTATCACATGtcttttgaaaaaaaaaacaccattCCTTATTCACAATCAATAAATAGACCTATACCAAAGGGGGGAACTATTTTGCTTACCTTTTTAACTTTGGGGTTAAAAAAACACTTTCAGACAAGAAAACATCACGTATTCTCGCACTACCTGATCTCCACGGACAACACTATCCTGAACAGGTTGTAAAAAGGGCTGGAGTCTAGAGTGTAAACTTCATAAACATTATCCATAATAAATGTATACATATTCAAACCAGTGATCTCTTTATTTAGAAAATACAGAATATATTGGGACAGAATTATCTTACAAGTTTCAACTTCCGATATGTCTTTCAACAGAATAATGCCTCTGTACAGGACAGTGATACCCCTGAACAAAATCAATTATTATTGCACTCTCCtataattttgacaaaaacaCAAATAGAAATATCCAAACACTGCAAAACACATCTAGGAACACTTCCTCCAACTGTGCCAGAactcaaacatacatgtactgTAGAGTATTTCCAGTGATTGTACAATTTCAGGTAGAAAAGGAGATTGCGTTGTTTTGAATGAGGTGCTCTGAGTAAGGCATTCATTCATAATCAAAACTGGCACTCATTACTTTGTCACATGAGGTTAAGGTTTCTGGAAAAAAGTGTAAAGAGATTATCAACATTGTGCTAGGTTACTGTTTGTGCCAATTCAAGTGTAGACTACTTTTCAATGCTTCGgttgttattaccatgttattgCAAGTCCAACAGTTGCATTCATACTGTATAGGTAGTGAGGAGGAAGCCATAGTTGTACAACCTGAACTTTAGAATTATTGACATACTGAAAACCTGAGAACCTCAAGATAAGCAGTTGTTTTTTAAATCTTTTGCATTCAAGAAAACCCAGAAGTAAAGGTCAAATGACTTTCTCTTCGCCTGTGTGGGACAAACTTGACATGTCTTTTGAGACATACTCCAGACTGTGCTGACTCAATAGACAATAATGTAGGTGCATTTACCGAAACACCCTACATATACCAAATGGTGAGTGAGAGTACATTTTGAATTTGTGTTCTAAAAACAGAATTTGAACAAGTCACATTTTGAAATATTGTATCAAATTTCAGAATACACTTTTAAATATGAAAGCTGAAACTGCAGCCCTGCAGACTTAGTTTCCACAAAGAAGCACAATTCAGTTACACAATCATTGTTCAATACAAAGATAATACAACCAAGGACATCTCAACCGACTACACAAATTCTCCAGAGAGAGACACTAAAGACTACACTAGATAGTATTAAAAAGTGACCGTGATCATGTCTTATGTGCTTGTGTCATCAGAGAATGTTCCCGTAACCTTGAGAGAAAGTTACAGAACACTCACCGGAGAATACGTACTGGTCTTGACAGCCCAAGGTAGTTCTACTTTACAGTGAAAGAAATTGACTAGACAACAGATCTCATAAAAATCAACCCCATTGTGTGACAACGACTGTATTCAGCGAGGGAGATCATAGCCTCACAAGGACACTTGTAGCCCTTCAGTCGTTGTGCTGTTATTCAAGATGGGCTGCTCTGTTGAAGTTGGGAGGTGGACTGAGGGCTAAACCAAGACAGCCATGACACATTTGGGAGGACAGAGAGTGAAGCACACAGGACTCCTCAGAGTTCCAGAGGGAGTCAGGGACACTGCCATCGATTTACCCAGAGACAGCCTCCCCACGTTGGGCCGATGAACCCCCTCAAGCCTCCCAAATCCCTGGTCAAACCCTTCAGTTTAGCCTCAAAAAGTGTGCCTGTGTCCTTATCCTTTGTTTTCTCTCTATCTGGCCTAAGGCGTCACAGACCTTTATAAACAGAAATGAACTACCACATACTACTAACAGCAGGGTTCCCCCACTTGCTGGCCGTGGGCCGAATTTGGACAACCCCCaagttcttttttttcttctcattgttAGACATGAAAAActctaaaaacaccaggaaatcagctccaagtgattttaattttggaaatctgtttgccaagtattcccacacataatagagagatgtgatcgtatacaaatgtcaGCAAGTTTATCATCTTTGTAAAATACTAAATCAGTTTTTTTTTATGtcaacaaattatttgtaattatgttttgGCACCCTGACCATCCGCTGAAGAAGAAAGAAAAtcatcccgcagctgaatctggTTGATGATCAATGATTTACAGAAATATCTGTTTGTGATTACACAAATTAAAATACTATTTATCTAGAAAAGGGGAAATGTTGTTAAATTCTCCCAAAAACGTGATTTCCCTGtgctttatatatatttccacaccgaggttggaataatactgtgaaattgtgaaaattatgataatgccctttaaaTGTAACAGCTGTTTCTTCCTGTTTTGGTAGGATGGAGTTTGTCTGCCTGgtgacatccacaggtggggtaAATTAGTTCAAAACCTGTCTACCAATCACACTAATCTCCCCCTCCCTACTCAGACCAACTCCAGACAGTCctggcaaaattcttgcttgagaaattgctatttgctattttaattgaaaacaatcacggtAAGGTACTTAATCGTTAGCCTGTTAATACACAGTACTTTCTTTACAAATAGGCATTTTTGTCTAGAAATATCAACCACAATATCATCTGCAGCTATGAGATTTACATACTGAAACATAATGTCTGTGATCataaataaatacacatgtaAAACATTACAACATAAACTAAACATAGTGCCAGTACTTCAAATGTACATCTTCATTAAACAAGAGGACATGCCATGGATATAAAATTAATTATTCCACAAAGCACAGAAGCGAACCAAATTGAGTGAGAAAAAAATGTACTGGTGGTTTGGACATAGTGGTTGGATTGGTTGTCGTGACTGACAGAATAGTGACAGTATTCCACATAGTTGTACTGTAAGAGCCTGCTCCTGCCAAGTTGCCATGACATCATTATTACTGTCTATATCGTTACTGTACAATTTCTGCACGGATACAGGCGATTACAAAGAGATGTTCTATTTCTGCCACATATTTACATGAAGATCACAGTAGTCGTAGGCTTGTGTCCCTGGTATGCGTGTCCTCCCCCCTCACCGGGCCTGTTGTAGTAGGCCTTCCCATTGGATAGGCTGTGAAAACACCTCTCTCTCCAGCCACATTTCATAGCTGTAGTGGAAGTCCTCCGGCAGCTCAACACGCTGGCCCAGAACACTTTGCAGGCAGTTGTCCACCGGGGCGAACTCGCCGTTCTGGTTCTTGTCGTAGCGACGGCTGTTGAACTTCTCAATGCTCTCCCTCAGGGCGCACTCCTCCGCCTGGAAGTCCCACGGCCGCGCATCGATATCTGGAGGACAAAAGAACAATTAACAGCAGAGTTTTATTCGCAGGTCTATTAACTTGATGAACAGCACCAATCAAtcaatacagagaaaagagtcaagtCTGAGATTGCAATTCACAGCAGAGGGACTTGAGGGACCAAGGGATCTCTCTCAGTCTATCTGGTCCATTGAGAATAGAACCTGAGACATGTGATGACAGACAGTCGTCTCTTTTTCTCTGAGGGCCTCTCACCCCTAACTGGCTCCTGGTTTGGTTACTATGGCAGCAGATACCGGCCTAGATACCGGCTATCTTACAGTAGTTGGGTGATTGGACTTCAGTTACGGAGATCCTAATCAAAGGCATATTGTATGTACCTACATCATTACATTCACATTCATCATCACATTCTGATTCGTTGCATAGCTTTCACATCTCCTACACACCAGTGAATTAAGAGTTGACTTCAGGTATGCGTTCAAAAGTTTAATTGCGTCTTACCGTTGCCATAGGCCCAGTCGTCATTGAGCCTGTGTCGTACTTTCTGGTAGATGGCTGACATGGTCttcatgttgctcttcctccaCTGGCGGCCCAGGTACTTGGTCTGGATCTTGAGCAGCTTGAGGACATACAGCTGCATCATGGCCTGTTTGACCTTCAGCGCCCTCTTCAGGATGGGAGCAGACTTGAAAACCACCAGCATCtgagagaggaggtggaagaggacaCAGTGGATCTCAAAAGTGTCCCGACACAAGTCTTTGAATTCCAAACTGTCCGCTAGCCTGTACCACCTAGGCACTCTTGTAGATCTGAAAGGATCTGATAGGTTCTACAAGTGGGCACTGAATAAGGGACATATGATCATAGAGAGAGGCAACACCTCGTCTCTCTCACCATGGTCCTGGAGTGTTTCCACTTAGTCAGCTTGTTGAGGATCCTCAGCAGGTTGATGCAGGAGAAGAGATTACGCCAGCAGAACTGATTACGGTCTCCAGCTTCCTACAAATCACAGGAAAAGAAAGGGTTAGGAGAATTGAAATGCACACAAAGAACACATTTATAACGGCCTACTATTTAGGACGGGTAGCCGGACACGGCCAATGTCTAATCGCAGCCAACAGATAAACCCATAGCCAGGTCTTTAACATTTGAACAGTCTGATGTAAACACATGGGTTTGTGATCTGGACTCACCAAGCTCTCAGCCGTGAGCTCAGGCATCTCGT
Proteins encoded in this region:
- the LOC129865344 gene encoding short transmembrane mitochondrial protein 1-like, with translation MLQFLAGFTLGNVVGMYLAQNYEVPNISKKIEAFKKDVAAKKKPPAD